GGGCTTGGCTACGGTGTAAATAACAGCTTCTCCACTATTATGGCGTATCCATCGGCATTTGGGAGCGCTGAAAGACTGGATACATTTTCAGATCCAGACAAAATCTGCAACGGGTTACCGTGTGGCCAGAGAAATCGAGCTGATGCTCACAGAGCATTGGAGCCAATTATTGATGATGTAGCTGGCTATTATTAATCTACTTTTGCTCTCTTGTTCTATTGAATAGTTATTGATCGTTAACTCCATTGTTTTGGGAGGGCTTTGCCCTCCCTTTTTTTTGCCTTTTTACACATTCCCTTCTTTTTTATTTTTCAGATATTTTTTTATCTTTTGGTGAATGCCTTTATCTTATTTTTCTTTTGGTTATAACTTTATAACTATTTGTTGGTGTTGGGTGAATGAACTTCTCATTATTTCCACGGACGTATATTTGTTGGTTGCGGTGAGGTTTTTATTTTTTTACATTTGGTTTGGTTTTTATTTTTTTCATTTTTTCTTTATCTGTGCGTTGTGTTTCAAAAATATTTTGAGGGCTTGGTACTATTGTTCGTCTGAATCTGGTCGATGGTTTTATGTCGGGAGACGAGCTTTTCCAGGTCAAAGTCTTCTAAGAATAATTTGCCACTGGGGTAGTGGGTTTCTGGGGCATTGTTTTAATAAATAAGTTTTGGGGGTGGGCAGTGAAGAAGTTAGTGTTTCCTGTTTTGGTTGTCTTGCTGGGTGTCGGTTATTATTTTTGGGCTAAAGGGCAGTCTAAGTCCGAAAGTCAGGTCGCCAAAATTCCAGAGTCAAAAATAGTCGTCGACAGAGCTCCGGTTGAAATTACCCCGGACGAGGTAATGCAGGATGAGCCTTCTGTCGAGGATGAGATTATTGAAGAAGCCGAAAAAATTTTGTGGGAAGAGTCGGAATTGGCAAGGGAGGTCCTTCATGAAAATGGCCGCTTACCTAAAGATCTCAAGGGCGAAACCTACCTTGAACTGAATGTTGATATGTTGAGGAATTTGGAGATCGGAGAATATGTTGATCTGGCTCTTCCCGGTGTCGAAGGAGAGTACGATGCGCAAGTGGGCAATATTCAGCAGCATGCCAGTGGAAACAAAAGTCTGGAGCTGAATTTTCCGGGTCACGCTCGTTTATTCGGTGCAACAATCACGCTTGGAAATGATGTGGTTTATGCCCAGCTGAACTTACCATCGGGGTCTTACACCATGGAAGCACAAGGTGATTATGCTTGGATTGCCCCCAATGGTGCACTGATTCAGGGCCACGTGGAAAAAGGGGATCTGCGTAGAGATCCATCATCTCGGGGCAAAGTACTGGAGGGTGGAGACCTTCTGGTTGAAGATGATCTGTAAAGAATCTATTGATGAGAAACGCCTGGTTTCAAGTCTTTAGGTGGACAAAGGATGTGTCTGAATGTGGCCCGTATATACCAAGAGTCTATTTTCTCAAAGGGTAAGGAAAAAAGGATAATTTCTTTTCGGGTTAGGGTGAAAAGCATGCCTTATTGCCAGTTGATTACGTCTCTCAAGCTGTGGAATAAGTGTGTGCATTAATTATATAAAAAAGGAAGACCATAATGAGTCTCAAAAAAAGTTTGACTGCTGCCATTGCGGCTGCAACAATTTCTGGTTTTGTAAATGCTGAAACTGTTGACGTTGGCATTGTATATACAGATCAAGCGGCAGCTTATACTGGCGATATTTCTGCAAAAATTGATCAGTATATTGCTTATGCAAATAACTCCTTTAAAAATAACCTTGTTGATATCCAGTTAAACTTGGTTGGTACAGCAAGTACTTCTACAGATCGTCGTCCTACAAATAGTGATATCGATACTATCACTGCAAGCAGCAGCTATAAGAACTGGCGCGCTTCAAAAAATGCCGATATGGTAATTTTGCTGGGTATGGCTGAAACTAATGGTAATTATATAACTTGTGGTATCGCCTGGGTTGGTCAGGGTAGTAATGGCACTATGTATGCCTCTACCCGTGATGAAGCCTATAGCATTACAGCTGTTGACTGTGGCTACAATACCTTTGTCCATGAGCTTGGCCATAATATGGGCCTGAGCCACTCTACTAGCCAGCAAGGTAATCCGGGTGTGTATTCCTACGGTTATGGCCACGGTGTACAAAACAGGTTCACTACTATCATGGCTTACCCCCATGTCTTCGGTACTACAACCCAGTTTGATATTTTCTCAGACCCGGATTGGGTAGCGTGTGATGGCCTGCCTTGTGGTGAGAGACGAAATGGTGTTGATATCTCCAATGCATATCGTGCTATTGGCCCAATCGTAGATGATATTGCTGGTTACTACTAATTGGTTGATTTATCTTGCTTGACCCTTGTATGTAAGTGCTCGCTTGAAGCTGGCATTTTATATACGCCTAGTCTCACAGGCTAATAGGTGGCCAGGAGATATTCTCCTGGCTTTCCTTTTTCTAGGGTCAGTCTGTAAGGATTTTATTTGAAAAAAGGAATGCTGATTGGGTAGCGCCAGAGGGCACCCTCACTGGCCTTTATTGCGCCAATAATAATAAAAATGATGTTGATCAGTGCAAGTACGAGCAATGCTAAAATTCCGATGCCAACAACTATTAAAATAGCACTCACCACAGAGTAAATAAGTAAACTGAGCATCCAGTTGAAAATCATCTTTCCATGTCTGTCAATATCTGTGGAGTGATCCCTTGTTGTGGCCCACATAATTATTGGCAGTACAAACCCAGCACCGGGAATAATAATCCAGGCCAGCTGGCTTAGATGTAGTAGCATTAGAAAAGTGTTAAGTTCCAATCCCCAAGGCTTGTTGCTATTCATTTATTTTAGTTCCCGTAGGTATTTGTTGTAGGTCAATGTGAACCGCAGGTTGTCGGGCCCTGCCAGTCGTCAAGAGGGCGTTCTAGTATTGCAAAGCTTGCAGAAAGCGAAAATGTCTCCATCCAGTGCGGCTTGGGTATGTTATCTAAATGAACCGGAAGCCCTACGCTGTCTAGGTTAACTGCCATCTGACCGTACTGGTGGTTATAGATCTTGGGATATGTGTGTGGCACTCGAAGGTTCCTTGTGGGGCTATGGGCCCATACAGAAGATCTCCCATGTTTACGATTTGATCAACACCCAGAGTATTCAGGCCTGTAATAACAGCTCGCAAGGCATAGATATTACAGTGGATGCCAGAGTGTACAGCGATACACATAATTTCTATATGAAAGTGTCCAGCCGCATTGATTTTTTTACTGGAAGATAAAAGGTAGGGAAACTTCCAAAATCCAGGTTGATTTCCAGGGCTATTTATTATTTCAGATATACTCGCAACTATTGACACCGGTCTATATTCTTGGGTCAAATTGACAGTTAGTAATGGCTTATATCATCCATCAGGTCGAGAGCCTTGAACTGTTATAGTCAGGATCTATGGGGCTGGGCCAGCTCCTGTAAAGAACTGGCCTCACTGAAAATTTAATCTGGGGTATTTTTTTCCGCAATCATGGCCTTTTATTTCTCATTCTGGGAGTAAGAGGTCCCTAGTGGCCGTGTACCACGTTCACGGGCCCGTGATCATCACAGTGATCCCCATGAACATGGTGTAGTCGGCCATCTACCAGGTAATCAAAGTGGTCTCCATGGGGGATACGTTCATGCCCACAACTCTCTCCATGCACATGGGCCGTATGAGTGTCGGACTGGATAGGGTTGCAGGCGTCAGGGTTTTTATCACTTATTTCCAGTACATGCTCATCGTAGTGACCCTGGTGTGGGTGGTGTAGGTGGCCGTCGTGCAGATAACACACATGATCACCGTGCTGAATGGCTGCATGGCCGCAATGGGGGCCATGCTTATGGGCATGGTTGTGTGCCTGATGGCAGTGGTTACTGGCCATATGAGTTCCTCTTTTGAGATGGTATCAACGGTCTAACCAGGCTTGTGTTTAATTCTGGGCCGTATCAATCTGATTACAGAGTGCTTATTAAGAACTCTAGAGATGCCTGTGATCTCTTTCAAAGTGATTATTTGGGAATGCCATGTTTTGTCAGTTGATTCGGGTAATCTGACGGTGTTTTCTAGTTGAAGGCGAAAGTTCTGCTGGATCACTATTAGCTAGATAATGTGACTAAAACCCGTGATTTGGCCCCAAAAGCGGCTTGCAAACGATTGCAATAGCGGATTATAGTCACGCTAACGGTGTCGTCTCACAGGACAGGTTTAACTCATTAATGCAATCGATTGCAATTATGGGTCGTTCACCGCCAATACCAATAAATCAGATAAGAACGACGATGAGAGGGAAGTGTTGATGAATAAGAAACCTCTGGCGCGGGCAGTCTCCCTGGCGGCAGTATCACTGGGCTTCTGTGGTATCGCGGTTGCTCAAGAAGCTGTTTCTCCAAGTAATGATGAGGATATGCTGATTGAAGAGGTGATTACTACGGGTACCCCAGGTGGTACCGGTATGCGCAAGCTGGATGCCAGCTTCTCAATCACCACCTTAAGCGACGATGAGATAGGTAAAGCTTCCCCGTCAAGTACTGCTGATTTGCTGAAATCTATCCCTGGCCTCTGGGTCGAGAGTTCCGGTGGTGTATCTGGTGCGAATATTGATGTCCGTGGCTTTCCCGGTGGCAGTGATGCCCCCTTCGTAACAGTATCCATGAATGGCTTGCCGTTATATCCGGCACCGACACTTTCCTTTATGGAAAACTCCTCTCTGTTCCGTGTGGATGAGACTATCCAGCGCGTGGAAGGCCTGCGCGGAGGCCCAAACCCGGTATATTCCAACGGTCAGCCTGGCCTGACCACGAACTTTATCCTCAAAGAGGGTACCGAGGAGACCGAGGGCCGCTTTAAATATACTGCCTCTGACTATGACCTGCAGCGTGCGGACGCCCTGCTGACCGGTAAGCTCAGCGAAGATGTGTACTACATGATGGGCGGTTATGTCAGCTCATCCCCGGGTATCCGCGATGCCGGTTTTGATGCAGAAGAGGGGCACCAGTTTACCCTGCACCTGACCAAGGAATTAGATAACGGCAAAGCCGGTTTTTATGTACGCGATACCAAGGATACCGGAACTTGGTACCTGCCTAATGCGGCCTTTTTGTCGACTGATTACACTCAGGTGGGTCCCAGTAACCGCAAGGTTTCAGTACCCGTATCCCAGGCGGATGGCAATGGCGGCACTGAAACAAGCTGGGAAACCTTTGATATGGGGGAAGGGCGCGGCTGGGATGGTAGCGTAGCTGGCGCCTATCTGGAGCTGGATCTGGGTAATGGTTGGAGCCTTACTGAGCGCTTTGGCCTGACCAGTGGTAATGCCGACACCTTGGGCTTCGTTCCTAATGGCGCCCCGGTTTCCCTTGACTCCCTGACAGATCAAGCAGTCACTACGATATCCGGTGCGGGGCTCAGCAGCGATACCCAGGTACAGCAGTTCGGTGCTTGGGTGGTGCGCAAGGACATCGAAGCAACCACGAATGACATCAGTTTGTCCAAAGAATGGGACAGTGTAAAAGTTACTGCTGGCTATTACACTTCCAGCTGGGAGGTAAACGAATGGTGGTCCATCGGCAATCAAAAATACTATGTGCTCGACCATGATGGTGAATTGATTGGCGGTACTGCAGATGATTCTGAGCTGAGCGGAGAGCTCGCTTGTAATACTGACGTCGAAGTTTATAGCTGCGATTGGAAGTACGATGTGGATGCTGTAGGTGATGCCAGCGAGAACGCTTTTTACCTGGCCAGCGAATTTTACCTGGGTGATTTCACTTTTGACCTGGGTGTGCGCTCTGCTAACCGTGAAACCAATTACTCGGTTGATCACGGTGAGCGCAATGGAGTTTTCACCACCTATAAAGCTGATGAAGATGGATTCGCCTACACTGCGGCGGTGGACTGGGCTTTTGCGGAAAATATGGGGACTTTCTTCCGTATTAACTCCGGCTTTAAGTTTGCAGATTTTGACAACTATCGTGAGTTTGGTGACAGCTATCTGGCAGGCTCCGACCTGATTATTGATATCGATCAGTATGAACTGGGTTATAAACTACAGGATCAGGACTACTCCTTGTTTGCCACACTTTTCTATAACGAAACCCAGGGTATGCCGGACTGTATCATTGGCAGCACTACCTGTACTCGTTTGGAAACTGAGGCCTTGGGTCTTGAGCTGGACGGTAAAGCCCACTGGGGTGCCTTCACCCTGGGTTTGAATGCCACCCTGCAAAAGCCTGAGATCACCAGAGGTGAGTTCGAAGGCAATCAAGTCATGCGCCAGCCTGAATATCAGGTTCGACTGAGCCAGAACTATGATTTCACGATTAACAACATTGATATGGCGGTATTCGGTGGGGTCAGTCGTGTAGGTGATCGCTTCAATGACAGCGAAAACTCAGTGACTTTGCCTGGTTATACCAAGGTAGATCTGGGAGCCGCGGCCTACATCAATGATATTACCGTACAGCTGGCAGTAGACAATCTGACAGATGAAGATGGCATTACCGAAGGTGATCCGCGCGATCCCCTTGCTTCTAATGTCCGCCATATCCTGCCGCGCAACATCAAACTTAGTGTGGCATACGATTTTTAATCCCATACCTCTCCCAAAGGTATTCTGAGCTTTGCCGTACGGTCTCCACCGTGCGGCTTTTTTATATCCTTTTCCATCCCCCTTCGTATAATGAGAGCGGACACATAGCAAAATACCCTCTATTAAGTTTGGAATCCCAATTAATTTATGAGGGTATCAGGGGGGTGAGGAAGTTGTCCAAAAGTAGCTTTGAAACTTTAGAGTCTGCTAAAGTTAAATATTCCAAAATAGTCAAATAAGTAATAGTGCCCAAACCATTGAGCCAATACTTAAAAACTTGGTGTTAGAGCGGTTTACTTATGAATAAAGTTACATATATGAGTTTCAATAAGGTTGACTCAGAGGGTTTATTGGCGGTTCTTAATCAAGATGAACTCAGGACACATCTGGTAAAACATGCATATTTTGATGCCGCTAGCCTTGAAACATGGATGGAAGAAAAGATTACAGTAGACTCTCTCCCTGGCTGCCGTGTTCGAGCAGTCTATATAGATGACACATTAGCAGGGTGGTGCGGAATTCAGCCTGATGATAATGGTCATGAGCTGGCGATCGTTATATCTAAGAAATTTTGGGGCAATGGACCGGCTATATTTAAGGTGTTGATGAGCTGGGCCAAAGATCTGGGGCATAAAGAAATACTCTTTCACTTGCTCGATAGTAGGCCGGAATATAATGCGCTAAATAAAATAGCCACCAAGGTCCATAAGACTGAGTTGTTGGGGCGATGCTTTTCCACTTACTGTATTGCAGTGAATGGTGAGAAGAGGAATATAGGGCATCAGTTTAACGGTTAGATCTTTATGGGCTTTAGGGGATAGGTGCAATATTTCTCCTTTTGGTAATTGGAAGAAATTTATTCGAAGCATGGTTCTATTAGTGCATTATATGGAATGCTTTACGAAAAGCATTTGTTGATGGAGTTTGGGGCAGTTTTCATAATTTTCTACGTTCCTTTTTTTTGTATCGGCTACGGCAAGGACTCTTTTTTTTGATTTACCTTGTCACGTCCAATATTGGTGGGTTGCCAGGAGGTTGTTAAAAAGTTACCTGACGAAGCCAGAAGGCTGGCCTGAGGGCAGCTCTGTTTTTAAACGGTTCCTTGGCAAGTTGAAAACACCTTCGATTACCCCCTTGGTTCTAGGCTCCTAAGCTATTCTCAAAAACTCAATCTGTTGGGAAAGGTAAAGAAATATATGGAGTAAAATCAGCAAATGAAACAAGTAATTTTGTTGGTGGTGTTGCTGTAAATGATCTGGGTGATTGGCGTATGTTCAAGTCGTTATATTTATGTCAATTGTAAAGAAACTGTCGATCTGGCTGTTCGGTATTAAGCGGATATAGGTCAATTATATGTTCTGCGCATAGATCAACATTTAAAGGGGGTAGGGGGTAAAACATATCATTTGCACTATTCAGCTCTCTGTGAATTGGCTCTTTTCTTCTGCTAGTCTTTAGCTTCATGATACCCATTCCTGATGGCGCTGCTATGCTTATTGTTTTTGAATCTGGAGTTGATTAAAGTGACTTCGAAATGTTTTCACAGAATAGGTATCGTCGCAGCTTTTGTATTTATGGTTGCGGCCCAAGCGGTGGCTGCAACAGGAGAGGAAAATAAACAGAAAGCGAGAGCTTTAATTCAGCGGCTTGAACAAGAGTACCTCAGCAGTGAGGTTCCCACTATTGTTCAGAAGCTTCAGAAAAATATATTGCCAATATCAGTACTTCAGGCATTTGCGCTCGAGCAAAACTTGATCATTCCATCTGATCTTCGCAATAATGCTCTATCCTTGCATCGATTCGGAGGTTCACCTAGAAAAAGTACTCGGCAGTTCTTTA
This DNA window, taken from Microbulbifer sp. GL-2, encodes the following:
- a CDS encoding reprolysin-like metallopeptidase; the protein is MSLKKSLTAAIAAATISGFVNAETVDVGIVYTDQAAAYTGDISAKIDQYIAYANNSFKNNLVDIQLNLVGTASTSTDRRPTNSDIDTITASSSYKNWRASKNADMVILLGMAETNGNYITCGIAWVGQGSNGTMYASTRDEAYSITAVDCGYNTFVHELGHNMGLSHSTSQQGNPGVYSYGYGHGVQNRFTTIMAYPHVFGTTTQFDIFSDPDWVACDGLPCGERRNGVDISNAYRAIGPIVDDIAGYY
- a CDS encoding DUF4870 domain-containing protein, with the translated sequence MNSNKPWGLELNTFLMLLHLSQLAWIIIPGAGFVLPIIMWATTRDHSTDIDRHGKMIFNWMLSLLIYSVVSAILIVVGIGILALLVLALINIIFIIIGAIKASEGALWRYPISIPFFK
- a CDS encoding TonB-dependent receptor → MNKKPLARAVSLAAVSLGFCGIAVAQEAVSPSNDEDMLIEEVITTGTPGGTGMRKLDASFSITTLSDDEIGKASPSSTADLLKSIPGLWVESSGGVSGANIDVRGFPGGSDAPFVTVSMNGLPLYPAPTLSFMENSSLFRVDETIQRVEGLRGGPNPVYSNGQPGLTTNFILKEGTEETEGRFKYTASDYDLQRADALLTGKLSEDVYYMMGGYVSSSPGIRDAGFDAEEGHQFTLHLTKELDNGKAGFYVRDTKDTGTWYLPNAAFLSTDYTQVGPSNRKVSVPVSQADGNGGTETSWETFDMGEGRGWDGSVAGAYLELDLGNGWSLTERFGLTSGNADTLGFVPNGAPVSLDSLTDQAVTTISGAGLSSDTQVQQFGAWVVRKDIEATTNDISLSKEWDSVKVTAGYYTSSWEVNEWWSIGNQKYYVLDHDGELIGGTADDSELSGELACNTDVEVYSCDWKYDVDAVGDASENAFYLASEFYLGDFTFDLGVRSANRETNYSVDHGERNGVFTTYKADEDGFAYTAAVDWAFAENMGTFFRINSGFKFADFDNYREFGDSYLAGSDLIIDIDQYELGYKLQDQDYSLFATLFYNETQGMPDCIIGSTTCTRLETEALGLELDGKAHWGAFTLGLNATLQKPEITRGEFEGNQVMRQPEYQVRLSQNYDFTINNIDMAVFGGVSRVGDRFNDSENSVTLPGYTKVDLGAAAYINDITVQLAVDNLTDEDGITEGDPRDPLASNVRHILPRNIKLSVAYDF
- a CDS encoding GNAT family N-acetyltransferase, with translation MNKVTYMSFNKVDSEGLLAVLNQDELRTHLVKHAYFDAASLETWMEEKITVDSLPGCRVRAVYIDDTLAGWCGIQPDDNGHELAIVISKKFWGNGPAIFKVLMSWAKDLGHKEILFHLLDSRPEYNALNKIATKVHKTELLGRCFSTYCIAVNGEKRNIGHQFNG